The sequence below is a genomic window from Mauremys mutica isolate MM-2020 ecotype Southern chromosome 23, ASM2049712v1, whole genome shotgun sequence.
CAGGGCCCCGGCGTGACCCCCCCGTGTGGGGCAGGTGAGAGGCGTGGCTGTCCTGCCCCCCGGGGCTGGCAGGGATGTgttttctctctccctgcccttgAGCGCCTCGTCTCTCCGTCTGTGCTctcatctctttctctctttctcctcgctccctccttccctcgGCTCTGTCCGCAAGAGCGAGCTGCGGGCCTGTGCTGCCGCCTGGCCGTGCCGTGCCACAAGGGGATGCCCAAGCTGGCAGACCTGTCTGTCAAAACCAAAGACGTGTGGGAGATCCCGCGAGAGTCGCTGCAGCTGATCAAGAAGCTGGGCAATGGGCAGTTTGGGGAAGTGTGGATGGGTAGGACTCTCCCGGCGAGCGGCGGGGGCTgagccaggaggggaggggagaaccccAGGCCTGCAACCAGCCAGGGCGAGGGGAGGCACACCGAAGACTGGATCCATCCAGGGCATCCCAGGAAGAGACAGGGCTGCTTGTTGGCGTGAGACTTCATGAGCCATCTGCAGGGTCTCCTGGTTAGCAATCTCGGCAGGACTGACTGACAGCCCTGGGGACTGAAGTCCCTTCTCACCACTCGGGCTGGGCTGGCCAGGCCAGGGCGTGGGGGCACCACTTCTTTGCTGTGGATGCGTGGGGGGCTTCCCTCCCCAGACTCTCTCCAGCACGAGCGTCTCGCTCGCGCACACGGGAATGGGCtcaaggaaacatgctgctgaaAGCCATCAGGGGAGTTACCCTTGGATCCAGCCTagtgccacccctcccctgctggtGGGGAGCACCTGATCGCCTGCTCTGGGTTGCTCTCTGCTGGTTTTAGGGCCCGGGACAGCGAATCTGTGGAGGGAGGGAACAAATCAATCAATTAATCCAGACTCAGCCTGGCCTCCAAGCCGGCTGCATGGCACTGCCATTTGCTCCTGGTTCTGCCCCACTCAGCAGCCAGACCTGGCAGCCAGTAACTCCTCTCTGTGCACCTGTCCGGAAGGCGGGTCCGGGCAGCCACAACTGATCCGTCgtcttggggaggtgggggctgcagggcagatcCAGGCCGGACCTGTGTACCCACAGGGAGACCCTGCCCTGGCAGGACAAACCCACCCCTGCTATGATCCTACACGTTGCATCCCGGGAACGCAGGTGAACAGCGCCAGCTGGTGGACAAGTCAGCCGGCGCCAAGGCAGGCGATcagtcagagcctgggctcccctcctccgcctctcagcccttgtgcatgtgcatgcCGAATTCATCCCATTCTCCActccccccttcctctctcccgCCTCCTCCCCGTCATCCCATCCCCTGCAGAGTTCAATGACGGTCTGTGCCATCTACTAACCCGGGTATGCCCCAATATGAAGCCCCAGACTATGAGCCTGTCTAAAGACGCCTGGGAAATAACACGGGAGTCCGTAAGCTTGGACAAGAAGCTTGGCATGGGCTGTTTTGGAGACGTCTGGATGGGTAAGGCGGGCACCTTGCAGCGGGAGGACGGGGCCGGGGCCAGAGGCTGGTTATTGCAGggctgggagaggccgggggcgggggggggtgtgatTCCATCTGGTCCCCACCAGACCCACAGGTTCTGATTAGCCACagtggggcaggactgagggtCTCTGCCCATCAGATGTGGGGCGGGGGTCTCGGGGAAGCCTCTCTGAAGTTTTCCAGCCCAtatgggagtgggggaagggaattcACCCCATTCCAAGTGGGGcgcctacactggggggaggctctgggggggactTTCAGACCCCCGTCCCTGAAATGGGGTGAGACATGGGCACCCACTGCCTGCCCACTGCCTGCCCACATCCCTTGCCCATCccatgttgggggggagggggggcgctgaCCTGGGGATCTCTGCAGGGAAGGGGTGCGAGTGACTCAGGGTTTGCTACGTACCCTGGGAGTGACGAGGGTTTCTCTGCTGGGCTCTTCATCCTGGaggcatccccccccccctccctgaaCTGGCACTGACCGACCCCCGCCTGCATTGCCGTTGCCGGGCGGGGCGGGCGCGCCGTGACGCTGTCCCCCTTCCCGCTGGCTCCAGGCACGTGGAACGGCACCACCAAGGTGGCAGTGAAGACGCTGAAGCCGGGCACCATGTCCCCGGAGGCCTTCCTGGAGGAGGCCCAGATCATGAAGCTGCTCCGGCACGACAAACTGGTGCAGCTCTACGCCGTGGTGTCGGAGGAGCCCATCTACATCGTCACCGAGTTCATGAGCCAGGGTGAGAGCGTGGGGGGCAGCGGCAGCTTGGCTTCCTACCCCAGCTGTGTCCGCACCAGGGCAAGGGACTTGGCGAACACAGCGACTtcgagccgggggtggggggcagggctggaggctcCCGTCCTgatgctccctctcccctcccgcagGGAGCTTGCTGGATTTCCTGAAGGACGGGGATGGCCGGTTCCTGAAGCTGCCCCAGCTGGTGGACATGGCAGCCCAGGTACCGGGGGATGGGTCCCGGTGGGGGCGGGAAGCGGGAATCGCCAGGGCCGGAGATCCAACATCTGGCCAGGTCTCGTCTGGGAGGGGGCTCCTTGcaacctgcccagcccagccgcctcctgagtggggaggggctgggactaACCCCCAGGAGGTGAGGGGGGGTCTGCAtcccagccaggctgggaggggggggcttTCCCAGGGCACCGGCGTTCTCACCACGCGCTCCCCGCCCGCAGATCTCGGCCGGCATGGCCTACATCGAGCGGATGAACTACATCCACCGGGACTTGCGTGCCGCCAACATCCTGGTGGGCGACAACCTGGTGTGTAAGATCGCGGACTTCGGCCTGGCCCGCCTCATTGAGGACAACGAGTACACGGCGCGCCAAGGTGGgcctggctgcgggggggggggggggcagggctctcgggctgtgcccagggctgggagtggttgggttcccctctgccccagatgGACCGTGGGGCAGTGATCTCCCCAACCCCATCCTCCCGCAGCACCCACGTGCCAACGCTGGGGGAGGCGAAGGGGCCACGGATCCCCCGCTGGTGTCGGACCTGAGGAGCCCTGCGCCCTAGCTGGTGGCGGGCATCCTGCCCCTGCGGGGgtctcatcccctgcccccaccccatctcatCCACCTCGCCTCCCCGCAGGTGCCAAGTTCCCCATCAAGTGGACGGCCCCGGAGGCTGCTCTCTATGGGAGGTTCACTATCAAGTCGGACGTGTGGTCCTTCGGCATCCTCCTGACTGAGCTCGTCACCAAGGGCCGCGTGCCCTACCCAGGTACGGCTGTCTGGCGCCAAGAGGCTTTGCCCCGCTGGCTCTGCCCCTTCCTGCTGGGGTTGTTCGttagtgggggctgtggggactTGTGCTGGtccaggggagggagcagggtctagtggttagagcagcagtCTAGGCGTTGGGTCTATTCCcaactgggaggggagtggtggttAGTGGGGTCTAtgactggctctgccactggcctgtggggtgaccctgggcaactcacagccccactctgtgcctcagtttccccatctgtaaaatggggataatgctgctGACTCTGTTGGGGAAGTGCCCGGAGAGCTACTGATGAGAAGCGCTGTAAAGGAACCAGGCAGCATTATTAGCAGTTAGAGCAGTGGGGCCTGccggtcaggactcctgggttctcttcccatcACTGACACTACTGATGTGCCCACTTCCCTCATGCCTCAGCAGGGTGGGGCTATACCACGTCCCTCCCTTCCCTAGGAAATCCCCATCACTAATGCCCACAAAGTGCCTCCTAGCAGCAGCCCCGACTCAGCCGCTGTCCTTGTTGCTCAGGCATGAATAACCGGGAGGTGCTGGAGCAGGTGGAGCGGGGGTACCGCATGCAGTGCCCCGGcagctgccccccctccctgcacgAGTTGATGGTGCAGTGCTGGAAGAAGGAGCCCGAGGAGCGCCCCACTTTCGAATACCTCCAGTCCTTCCTGGAAGACTATTTCACTGCCACAGAGCCTCAGTACCAGCCGGGGGACAACCAGTGAGCCCCTCTCTCCGAGCCAGCCGGCCGTGCCCAGGGGCCCTTCCCTGCAGCGGCTGCACCGGGCCAGGACTTCCCAGGTGGCACTGGGCCAGGACTCGCCGTGCCAGCCGGCCGCGCCCAGGCGGCACCAGGCCGGGACTTCCCTCTTTGTACAGTCTGGGCCAGACCCTTTATTTTACCGTCCCCTTTTGGGGGTTTTGTTACTTTCCTGCCGTCTGCGCTCCCCTCACTctgccctgggggggtggggggtgctttGCACAAATGCCTCCTATTCTAATgaggatcccagcccagggccatggacgggggggggctgagtgaggCTGCTCTGTAGCCCCCCCCTGTTGGTCCTCCATGGAGAAATCCCCCCCCGCCCTTTTGCAGCTGCCTTCAACACCTAGCTCTTAATGCGAGAGGAGCAATGAGGCCGTGCTGCCCGCAGGGGCCAGAGGCCAGCCCAGCCTGCAGACATTGGGAGCGTCCCTCCAAGCTCAAGGGGCCCAATGTGGGTGCCCTGGGTTTCGGAGGTGGCAGTGGCTGGGCCCGCTGTGCCTCAGTGGCCTTGGAGGGGGCTGGACCAgggccatttcccccccccccccccaactggatTGCAGCAGCTTTGGAGTGTGTCCGTCGGGTCATTCCGTCCTCGGGCTGACGGCTGCGCCCGGTCTCCGGCCCCCCGACTCTTGGGCGTCAGCCTTGTGTTTGTCCCTCTGGCCAGCTGCTGGTGGCGCCAACTCCAGGAGGGgggcaccatctgccacaagtgCCTGGGGCGGAGGAGGGGGTCTTTGCTTCCCATGGCCTGGGCACCCCGCAGCACCCCCATACTGAGTCAAAGACCTTGCTGAAGCTTGGCcggaggctgggagaggggatgTGTGGAAGGTAGCCAATCCCCCCGCCCCTCGCAGCCCAGGCAGGTGCCCTtacccctggggggtggggacaggttgGTGGGGGCCTTTCCGTCTCTAGGAGCCCCCATCTCACTCGGGAGCTGGGGAGGCTGTTGCCCAGCCTGTGCCACCACGGCGAGCCCCTCGCTGCCAGTCCTAACGtgctgtgggggcagaagcccattgcCGGCCGCTCCCCCAGGGAGCCCTCGAGCCTCCTTGGGTAGCATTACAAAGCCTGGGGGTCAGGAAGTGTCTCCgggtgggggcagcaccccacccccagctcatcTAATCATCTCCTGTGGCAGGGACtagcacgacccccccccccccgcttggccAGGGGCACACTCCGGGCTCTTGGGGTGCCTGGATGTGGGGCCACCATGGCGCGGCCCCGTCCTGTGCGTCTGCCCAGGGGTCCCATGGGGCAGCTGGCTAGCACAGGGGAAGGACGGGGCGGAGGGGTGACCCAGCTGCCGATTTCTTTGCTGAGAAGCTTGGCCCTTTGCTTGTTCCCCGGCAGTCCCTAGCGGACAGATGGAAGCCGAGCCCCATGTCTTCTCTGCCCTAGCACagcgagggggcagggggggctagATGCTCCCATCTCCATTCCCCACATGTGGGCCCCAGTTGAGCAGTGCTGCCCTGAGGCCTTCTGCCCTGGCGATtgcaccagcagggggcgctccccTCCCGCCCGCGCGCCCCCAGGGCCTTGCACCCTTTTGTATGTGACTTTCTGCCAAGCTGTTCGTTTATTTATAAGACTTTAACAAACCCCTTTGCCCTcctcccggggaggggggggtcccagtgctccctggggctcagggagctggctgggaagctggggggagggggaatattctatgtttttcctctccctcccagcttgTAATTCttgcttttgtttcttttccttagCCAGAACCAAATTGTTAAAGCCATAGACTGCTGCCcaggggaggagagcaggcagtgCCAAATGCTTCTTAAACTGGGGGGAACAACCccaaggctgggctgggggggtccccGATTTAGCCTTGTGGGGGGCAGATGTGTGGTGTCCCCCCCCTAGGAATCCCAGGCCCTGTTCCCACCAGAAGGCACTCAGGGGCAGGGaggtcatttccccccccccccccccccggcgagcCCAGCCCCTGCATCTCATGCTAAGGGTGGAGCGAGGCTCCACTCTGGACCAGCCtcagtggaggggtggggggacaggagcAGAATGTGAATGCGATTGGCGCGGGGGAAAGTGCCACCCACTCAGCCTGAGTCTCAGAGAGGCCAAGCTCCGGCAGCCCCCCCTTGAGCCAGGGCTGCGTCCAGGCTGtggagcccctctgagccaggcaccGTGGTACTGGAGCCCTCTTTATTCCAGGGCGTAATTTATAACCATTAACTTTAATTCTCCTTTGACGACATCCAGTGGAGGGGTCTGACCTGGCTCCTGCAGCCAGCCGAGGGGGGCTCGCTCCCTGCCGCTGCGGGCTCTGGTCCTTGACTGGGAGATGGACACAGGGCCACGGGCCAGCCTTTGGCCCGTCCGCCCAGCTACAGCACAGAGCGTTCGAGGCCGCGCCTGCCTGGGGGAGTCCTGCCGAGGCTCCCTGCCCATGCTgccatggttttttttaaatcgatCTGTAAATAAAGAGAAATAAACCTTTCTAACAAGCGGGGCATGGTGTGGTTCCCTGGGGGCCCTGTGGGGTTTGgagcggggagctctgagcccgtgGGGTTAAAGGACTGGGCTGTCGGCTCTAGGGACTCAGGGTTAAGTCTGAGATTAAAATAGGTTGCGTTTCAGGAGAGGGATTTTGGCCTaaaccagcccccccgccccagggaggCTCTAGGCTGGAAgagggaggagagctgggggtCCTGGTTGAGCTGGGGAGGGAAGCCCGGGGCTGCTGGCTGGCAGGCCCCATGGACGTTGACAGAAGCACCACGCAGGTGCAGACCCAGCTGGAATTGCAGAGGCTGGGTGTGTGGCAATGCGGGTCTGAACTCCTCCCCCTCTGCCACGGGCTCCCCGTCCCCTTGCCCAAGGCTGGAGCAGCAGGCCTGTTCCCCTGCGGTAAGGGAGCAACTTGCAGGAGGCTCTGCGCCCAGAACGGCACAATTCGCTGCACTGGTGAGAGGGAAACTGGGAGCGAAGTGGTCCCAGCTCCCGGCCTTGCCCCCTCCTAGCCGTGGctccccccaccaactcctccGCTGTGCTCTGGCACCGGTTGCAATTGCTGCCTGGCAGCtggtgacgcagaggagcaggCCCTAAAGCTCCTCTCGCCTCCCCCCAACTGCCAGGGTGTTAAAATCCTCCCTAAAAACCATCTGCAGAGAGGCCATTTGGTGCAGAGCCGCTTCCCAGGGAGCCGAGATTAACACCAGTCCTGGCTGGAGAGAGAGCTGGGCTTTGCTGCTGGGGAGGGCCGGTTCTCAGGCTAGAATACAAATGGCTAGAGCCCCAGGTGAGAGCGCCGGGGGCTGGCGAAGGGAAAAGCCGGCCCCGTGCAAACAGCTGGGCCACGTGGCTCCTAGCAGGCCCAAATGTGGCAGAGCGTGTTCCATGCAGTCGGCTAACACCCCCGGAGCCACACGCCTGCCCAATGACGCATGCAGAGGCACTGTCAGGCAGGCTGGTTAGCCGCTCTACCAGGGCTCCCGTgctcccagccagaaccctccacctgccccgcTGCCCCTCTGAGCCCAGGGCTTTGCGTTCGCCCCAGGGGGAGATTTGGGGGGGAAATCG
It includes:
- the FGR gene encoding tyrosine-protein kinase Fgr isoform X2 gives rise to the protein MGCVYCKEKGSNKGQTENGDGTTSLASKSRYGPDPTQQNPASSFTHIPDFNNFHSTPVSSAGAPFMGPSLYPNSTLNMRGGGITGGGVTLFIALYDYEARTEDDLTFLKGEKFHIINNTEGDWWEARSLSTGATGYVPSNYVAPVDSIQAEEWYFGKMGRKDAERQLLCQGNPQGTFLIRESETTKGAYSLSIRDWDETKGDHVKHYKIRKLDNGGYYITTRAQFDTIQELVQHYREFNDGLCHLLTRVCPNMKPQTMSLSKDAWEITRESVSLDKKLGMGCFGDVWMGTWNGTTKVAVKTLKPGTMSPEAFLEEAQIMKLLRHDKLVQLYAVVSEEPIYIVTEFMSQGSLLDFLKDGDGRFLKLPQLVDMAAQISAGMAYIERMNYIHRDLRAANILVGDNLVCKIADFGLARLIEDNEYTARQGAKFPIKWTAPEAALYGRFTIKSDVWSFGILLTELVTKGRVPYPGMNNREVLEQVERGYRMQCPGSCPPSLHELMVQCWKKEPEERPTFEYLQSFLEDYFTATEPQYQPGDNQ
- the FGR gene encoding tyrosine-protein kinase Fgr isoform X1, yielding MGCVYCKEKGSNKGQTENGDGTTSLASKSRYGPDPTQQNPASSFTHIPDFNNFHSTPVSSAGAPFMGPSLYPNSTLNMRGGGITGGGVTLFIALYDYEARTEDDLTFLKGEKFHIINNTEGDWWEARSLSTGATGYVPSNYVAPVDSIQAEEWYFGKMGRKDAERQLLCQGNPQGTFLIRESETTKGAYSLSIRDWDETKGDHVKHYKIRKLDNGGYYITTRAQFDTIQELVQHYRERAAGLCCRLAVPCHKGMPKLADLSVKTKDVWEIPRESLQLIKKLGNGQFGEVWMGTWNGTTKVAVKTLKPGTMSPEAFLEEAQIMKLLRHDKLVQLYAVVSEEPIYIVTEFMSQGSLLDFLKDGDGRFLKLPQLVDMAAQISAGMAYIERMNYIHRDLRAANILVGDNLVCKIADFGLARLIEDNEYTARQGAKFPIKWTAPEAALYGRFTIKSDVWSFGILLTELVTKGRVPYPGMNNREVLEQVERGYRMQCPGSCPPSLHELMVQCWKKEPEERPTFEYLQSFLEDYFTATEPQYQPGDNQ